In Rhineura floridana isolate rRhiFlo1 chromosome 6, rRhiFlo1.hap2, whole genome shotgun sequence, one genomic interval encodes:
- the LOC133386520 gene encoding WAP four-disulfide core domain protein 3-like isoform X2 — MAVERVLCDHVAASSGHFLPEVRPGTCPRPTGVGICVERCSNDFSCSPGEKCCSNGCGHVCTKVLGVRPGRCPRTTGRGICVELCSNDFSCGPGEKCCGTGCGHICKKALRGSR, encoded by the exons ATGGCCGTGGAGAGAGTCCTTTGTGATCATGTTGCTGCTTCAAGCGGTCATTTTCTGCCTGAAG TGCGTCCTGGAACCTGCCCCCGGCCCACCGGAGTGGGGATATGTGTGGAACGCTGTAGCAACGATTTCTCTTGTAGCCCTGGGGAAAAGTGCTGCAGCAATGGTTGTGGCCACGTTTGCACAAAAGTCTTGGGAG TGCGTCCCGGAAGGTGCCCCCGGACCACTGGTCGTGGGATATGTGTGGAACTCTGTAGCAATGATTTCTCTTGTGGGCCTGGGGAAAAGTGCTGTGGCACTGGTTGTGGCCACATTTGCAAAAAAGCCTTGAGAG GGTCTCGCTAA